The Corythoichthys intestinalis isolate RoL2023-P3 chromosome 2, ASM3026506v1, whole genome shotgun sequence DNA segment TTTAAAGCATTCTCTAAACCAAAAGAATAAATCAGTCCacagtatttttaaaataaatgcagtggcTCATATAGTGCAGGAAATCCAAACACTCTAACTGCAATCATGCAAGATGTGAATAGACTGTATATTGTTTGTTGCCTCATTGTACATTAAAAGGACTTTTAGCTTTTTACCAGGTTTTATAAATTGATATATGTAACTCACTCTGACATTTTGCAGATATTAcaggctacagtggtatgaaaaactacagtgccttgcaaaagtattcggcccccttgaatattGCAACCttccgccacatttcaggcttcaaacataaagatatgaaatttaatttttttgtcaagaatcaacaacaagtgggacacaatcgtgaagtggaacaacatttattggataatttaaacttttttaacaaataaaaaactgaaaagtggggcgtgcaatattattcggcccccttgcgttaatactttgtagcgccaccttttgctccaattacagctgcaagtcgcttggggtatgtttctatcagttttgcacatcgagagactgacattcttgcccattcttccttgcaaaacagctcgagctcagtgaggttggatggagagtgtttgttaacagcagtcttcagctctttccacagattctcgattggattcaggtctggactttgacttggccattctaacacccggatacgtttatttttgaaccattctattgtagatttggctttatgttttggatcattgtcctgttggaagataaatctccgtcccagtctcaggtcttgtgcagataccaacaggttttcttccagaatgttcctgtatttggctgcatccatcttcccgtcaattttaaccatcttccctgtccctgctgaagaaaagcaggcccaaaccatgatgctgccaccaccatgtttgacagtggggatggtgttttcagggtgatgagctgtgttgcttttacgccaaacatatcgttttgcattgtggccaaaaagttcaattttggtttcatctaaccagagcaccttcttccacatgtttggtgtgtctcccaggtggcttgtggcaaactttaaacgagactttttatggatatatttgagaaatggcttttttcttgccactcttccataaaggccagatttgtgcagtgtacgactgattgttgtcctatggacagactctcccacctcagctgtagatctctgcagttcatccagagtgatcatgggcctcttggctgcatctctgatcagttttctccttgtttgagaagaaagtttggaaggacggccgggtcttggtagatttgcagtggtctgatgctccttccatttcaatatgatggcttgcacagtgttccttgagatgtttaaagcttgggaaatctttttgtatccaaatccgggtttaaacttctccacaacagtatctcggacctgcctggtgtgttccttggttttcataacgctctctgcactttaaacagaaccctgagactatcacagagcagatgcatttatacggagacttgattacacacaggtggattctatttatcatcatcggtcatttaggacaacattggatcattcagagatcctcactgaacttctggagtgagtttgctgcactgaaagtaaaggggccgaataatattgcacgccccacttttcagttttttatttgttaaaaaagtttaaattatccgataaatgttgttccacttcacgattgtgtcccacttgttgttgattcttgacaaaaaaattaaatttcatatcttaatgtttgaagcctgaaatgtggcgaaaggttgcaagattcaagggggccgaatacttttgcaaggcactgtatctgaaccttttggaatttctcacatttctgcattaaatcaccatcaaatgtgatccaatctttgtcaaaatcacacggatgaaaaaacagtgcctgctttaactaaaaccacccaaacatttataggttttcatagtttaatgaggatattatgcaaacaatgacagaaggcggaaagtaagtaagtgaactatcacatctaatattttgtagcccccccctttggcaacaataacttcaaccagacgcttcctgtagctgcagatcactctggcacatcgatcaggactaatcttggcccattcttctcaacaaaactgctgttgttcagtcagattcctgtgatgtctagcatgaatcgctgtctttacgtcatgccacagcatctcagtggggttggagtctggactttgacttggccactccagaacgtgtattttgttcttctgaaaacctttctgaagttgatttacttctgtgttttggtctcattgtcttgttgcagcatccatcctctttttagcttcaatggtctgacagacagctttctgtaagtctttagcagtatcctttcccagctttatacaaatcaacaatccttgatcgcaggtcttcagacagctcttttgaccgagccatgatacacatcagacaatgcttctcatcaagacaattcttacccggtgtgtgttttatagtgggcagggcagctttaactaCTAATCAGTGATTGgggacacacctgacttaaaatgtttggttaaaaattggttttaattgctcttaagtctccttaggcggagggttcacttatttttccccttctgtcattgtttgcacactatcctcatttaaatatgacaacttataaatgtttgggaggttttagttaaagcagacactgtatttcttCCGTgtgaatcacatttgatggtgattttatgcagaaatgtgagaaattccaaaaggttcagatactttttcataccactgtatacttaaAAACAGTGCTTGGTTCATTTTTAACTTGTAGCTGTCAACACCTTCCTAGACAAATGACAGTAAATTGTGTGCTTCTGTGCAGTTCGCTCCCGCAGCCTACTCTTCTTCGACGAAGGGTCTCCACTGGAGGATTCCCCTGCAACATTACTAGTGGAGAGGCTCCGGTCACAACACCACATTCAAACGAACCGCCACACAGCTGACGCCCATAGGAACCAGACAAGAGGGCCAAAGTTGGACCACAGGTGTGATTCTACCTCTACATCCTCCACAGTAATGCATGCTACAAGTTAAGTTCACTTAGCTTACATAACCTTTATTGACAATGACATGTACTTTGTCTCCTTCAGAGAAACTAAACCAAACGATGGTTCAGAATtcctctgacagacagcctgaaCCCCCCACTCCCCAACTCCAGCTGACTCTTCCCAGCGGCCCTCAACGCACCATggcacatattatatatatatatatactgcatatataTCAATATGAAGATTTCCCTTTGTTACATGGAATTAATGAACTTCACGCATGTCCCTCATTCTGTAAGCGCACATTGACCTCCACTGTGGGTTTCTACTTCAACCTGTACACGCCACTGACACCTTCAATGTCGCTGCTAACAAAGTAGACGTGCTCATGTGCGCCTAAACAGGGAGAGATTCAAGTGCCTAACACTTGTATTTGAATCACTTGGCCTTATCCAGAAAGACTCAGAAGTGCCAACTGATACCCCTATGTATTCACCCCAATTCTGTCCAGTTTGATAGCCCACAAGACCAAATAATTTATGTCAGTGAGAGCTAACTGCTCTACTAACTGCTAACTGGCATCTAATTGTGGATTTCAGAGCTTTTTTACTTAACCAATCTGAATTCAGGCATTCATTTTGCACCCCAAAAATTCTAGTCATATTTTCCTTTTGGAAAGTTCCAACAGGAGAGTGAAAAACAAGAGTATTTTTATGGAATTTAAAatgatgtgtgtgtatatatagttGCAGCAAAAAAAGTGCATAGTTAAATTATGCAACAAAAAATATACGTATTGTTTGAAAGTTGAGAGTATACAGTTTTGCCTTTTCTATATAACAtttcaaaaaatacaaaaataacaataatattgatTCATAATATATTCCGAGCATTCAAAAAGAGCATATTTATttaatgcaacaaaaaaaaaagtaaagacgCGTTTATCATTCAGAccatgtacaaatttaaatatttcgaTGTTGGAGTATAGTTCATGTGTTGTTCCTTGGGCACCAACTCGGGGTTTGTGTCTTTTTGCTGTACTGtaattgtgttttgtttcaCTGTCGCCACacaaaaattattaatttttattttcattttgtcaaaTAAGAGTCACTGTGCAATCAGAGCAAACAAGGAACTTTGACTAATTCACCACAAACTGCATACAAATTTGCCATCAAAGTAAAATATGCTTGCGTGTATGTATTTATTGCTGTTTGTAGAGCGTAAGCGTGTATATATAAATGGAATTACATTCCCAGATGTGAAATACCACTACTATCTTCGAAAGAACGTTAGTCAAAACATTTTCTTCACCCCAATTCTGTACATGTAAAAAATTCTACAGAATACAGGATATACAGTACAGACGAGTCCTTAGTTGTCCATACAGATGATTTGTTTCTATATGCATCTCATTGATTGTTATATTTGGTTtgattaacccccccccccccccccccaaaaaaaacgccATTTTGTCATGCTTGCCTTAACAATGTCAATGCATTTGTGTACTTTCTACATAAAAACGTAAATATGGAACTAGTTGTGTATTGCAACAACACTGTTGCCTGTGGAAACATGTCTCAAAGTcctttaatggggaaaaaaatatttagattaAAGGTTCAGTCCCTTTTCACCAATTCTGGATAACAATGAAACTAAATTGTTTTGGGAAGGTTGAGAATACCTAAGAAAAATCAAGTTGTGTCCACAGAGGATTGTTGTTATTGTACAGTGTCTTGCATGTTCCTCCATTTATGCCTATGTTAAAGTAGTATAGTCAATAGAGTAGCACCcagcaaaatattaaaaatctgCATCAGCATCACAGTCTCTTGATTTTCTTGCTTTGAATAGAACTCTAGCCAATGTGAGCGCCACGTGTGCATTAAAATTGTCCAGCAGTCCAGGCTCACATTAGCTGAAGTGTTTAAGAATGAGCTGTTTGCGCACCTCTTCAGCCTGACTGTCACGGTCTTCAGGTCTTTGCTCTAAAGTTTCAGGCTGCTCTAGGGGGTCTGTCCTTTCCAGAGTCCAGGCATCTAATCCTGACTGCAGAGAGGCGTTGTGGAGAACACAACAAGCCAGCACGATGGATGAACTCCTTTCTGGTGAGTACTGTGCAGAACAGTGATGACAACAATGGTTAGTCAAGTGTTCATATAGTACTATATGCGTTCTTCTCATTATAAGTAAAACTAAGATACCTGCAAATATCCTTTGGTGCCATCTAAACATCTAAATCTAGTTTGGATGGCCCGAAACGTTCTATCCACAATCTCATGTGTAGCCGTATGAGCAAGATTGTATCCAAACTCTGCATGAGATTCGGGGCATTCCACCGGGGTCATCAACCATTTCTTTAAAGGATAACTGCTGTCACCTAACAAGCAGAAAACCTTAAACCTGTGTTTCACTATCACTAAACTAAACTCGGTGTTACCTGGAGAAACAAACAATCCTCACCCAGCAAATAGCCCTCCTCATTTTCCTGCAGTTCTTTGTAAAGGGCAGATCTTTCCAGTACATCTACAGCTTTAAGCCCACCGGGCCAGTGGGTTTCTGCGCTGAGTAACAAGCCTCTAGCATCACAAACAAGCTGACAGCCAATGGAGTGAAATCCCTTCTTGTTCACGTATGACGAGTCTTCGCTGTTCGGAGCCTTAATGGCGACCTGAACACGATCCAACACTCCGAGAACCCCCGTCAATCCCGCCACCCTCTGAAATTCCTGGAAGGTCTGCTCTCGAATTACTGCGTTTCTGTGGGGAGAAAGAGAATGTTTCATTAGACTTTGAAAGCCAAATGAACAATTTGAAATGTATCATAtccagacatgtgccgattacaagTTTCAGGGTATACCGtgatatgaaaacgtcaaggtttcataaccacaattttccgtcataccgtcccaatTGGTATTAGctaatttttatgtcccaaaaatgcatagagaaatccctcgcttgcagctgcaaggctcaatccTCCCTCACTGGTTCTTgcccagtgtcagtgagtcagctgtgctacacgatggcttgaggaggtgaaactccggaACTTTTCCCCCCATCCAAGAACACGAAATCACTGGTATAGGAATACTTCGACTGCAGAAAAGTTAGactgccgcggcttagaggaggcggGCCATCTGACATGTAAATTTTGTTTGCTGGCGAGGACGCAATacgccaatatgatttcgcatttatacaaaattaaaggttcgtaaacactgtcatgaatgtttcccgccagtcatgacagtta contains these protein-coding regions:
- the harbi1 gene encoding putative nuclease HARBI1, which encodes MALSIAILDCDLLLHGRGHKTLDRFDVGSVSDDFLLTQFGFPREFILYLVELLRESLCRRTQRSRAISPEVQVLAALGFYTSGSYQTSMGDTIGISQASMSRCVSNVTKALVEKAPQFITLNRNAVIREQTFQEFQRVAGLTGVLGVLDRVQVAIKAPNSEDSSYVNKKGFHSIGCQLVCDARGLLLSAETHWPGGLKAVDVLERSALYKELQENEEGYLLGDSSYPLKKWLMTPVECPESHAEFGYNLAHTATHEIVDRTFRAIQTRFRCLDGTKGYLQYSPERSSSIVLACCVLHNASLQSGLDAWTLERTDPLEQPETLEQRPEDRDSQAEEVRKQLILKHFS